The genomic stretch ATAGTAACCAATAGTATGAGATAGAGAGGAACCAATAAAAACCATTAAGAAGGATCTATATATAAATGTTTGTAATACGACATTTTATATTTGTTTGATCCTTGGTGCTCACTTCGCCAAGTGTGAGAAGGCTGTCGTTGTGTTAAATTTACATTATACTAGTACAAAACTAACTCCTCAAGTTTGATTGAATGAATGTGTTTTATAATTGGTCATTTGAATTGACAAAACTACCTACAGTATCTGTTGGAAGAATATTCTCATAAAATAACAATCACCTTAAATGAACACGTTTTAAATTCTCATTGATATAAGTTATCCTTGAGGCATGGTTCCATGTTTTGCATTATGTCTTATTTGTGCTTGACGCTCTAGACTGCATATATTTGTTGATAACTCTAATTTGTATTTGTTTTGCAGCATTGATGTTATCTCTACAGCCTTCGAGGGACAATCAGCTGTGAATAGGCAAAGGATGGTCTATAAAGCCATATGGGAGGAGCTTCAGAGTGCAGTTCACGCTGTTGACCAGATGACGACCCAAACTCCTGCTGAAGCAGCCGGGAAATGATAAAAGATCACGAGAACATTACAGACAATAAACTAGGAGTGATTGTGATCTAAATAGATGTTTGTACTGCTGTTGTCTTGGAATGAATTTCTATTGCATTGTGTTAACATGGAAATGCAAGACATCAGTTTTCTAATTCACTCTCTGGGAGTTGCTAAATTCATTAAATTGCTTAACAAGACACCTGGCAATTTAATTGATCAAACATATGCAGCAATGTTCCGCTGGTTATTTATTCTTTCTAGTTTAGCCCCTATTTACTTTCTCAGTTTTGTTTTCATTTCTAAAATAAATTACAGAAGTAATGTGCTTGTTTAATTCTTCTCACTGTGTAATTCAAAGAATAATATTTGAAATgtcattttcttaattttttagaATGTCACTAATTATATCTCCATATTTGATGGAAAGGAAATATCCAACATATGGCGAGTTCAATTTCATTTTGAATCACAATAAGACTCGTTACCCACTCCTCTGACCTTACAATAGGACTCACTTATTACACACTCCGCTGACCTTATAATAATTGAGTACTACTGTAGTGTTTTTTTAGATTGTTGCTTCAAAGTCgttctttttgtttcaaagatTTCTAGCTTCTTACAATCCCATGAGGTTGCTTATGTAACTGGATAACCAGCACTGAAAACTGTCTTTACATGTTAATAAATCAGATTAAGACAAGAAATTAGCAGCTTTTTGGAGCATTAACAAGTGTCTTATTTTCAAGTATGCTCTGAATTTTGATCAACTCAGAAGAGGAAGTTTAGAATGATTATAGTAACCACTAATGTTTCGCTTCTAAATCACATTGTAGTGAACATGAAACATTGTATTGCAAGGATAGAAGTGTTATCACCTTTAATCACTGCAATTATCTACAACTGGTGTCATGAATGGAATTAACAACAGAACACAAAGCTTATTCCTAGCAAGAAAAAGAGGATTAAGAAGCATTTTGTGCAACTCTTTGAATCTCCAATGCTATTCTTTCATTGTCTGAATCTATAATTGTTTCAGTATGTAAGTCTATTTATATACTAATTATCCTGCACACGAGCTCTAACTTCATAAAGCTAGTTGTATGTTTCTGCTATGCCATTCCATGTGTGATCTATGTTAAGTATGGTGTAATGTAACTAACTTGGTCAGTCAATTGAAAAGGGTCATACTTCTCTAATTATAGTCCACTATATTTGTAGTATAAACTTGCAGTATACTCTGGCATCTCTAAGTTCATGGTACAATTCATATAGaatgataaaaaagaaaaatacatCATAGTTACAATTATTGTGGAAGTTTTCTTCCATAATTTTCATGCATGAGTATTACATGATACACACATTttgaatttataaatttttatacaAGTATTGAAAGTATAAACCAGCCTATAAATAAATACCCAAACAATATAAAAATCTCCTCGAACAATTGCTTATAGGTGTTTCTAAGTTTGTTTCATGCCACTGGCGCAAACGCGGCACTATTCAATAAAAGGTAATAATGGATTCATCCCAAGCCCGAACCCTCCTCCCAAACTACCCAAACTATCTGGTTCTACATGCTTCACCCTACCAAAGTGTCGAATATGGCGCATAAGTCTAGCTAGGAACGTATTGTGGCATATAGTTGAGCTGTCACATACTACAGCCAAATGTTTGCGCGCTCTTGTGATGGCAACATTAATTCTTCTGCTATCGCCGAGGAATCCAACAGCTCCCAATGTGTTTGATCGTacctattatattatattttttgaaaatgggGGAAAACAAATCCGAATATGTTAGTTCACAAGCAAGACCAATAAACAGTTATTGCATAACCACTTAACATATAAATGCTTATGTATAGCTGTTACTATTgctataataaaatataagtcaAATTTTGGTTTATATAAGTTATAAGTTGGTTTTATAAGCTATCTTAAGTCTTAACCAGCTTATAGAAATAACACTAAAAACAACTTATGGaattgttgaaactttggttgtAGAGATTGGATTCAGAACTTACCATTGATAAAATTACAGCATCAGCTTCCCGGCCTTGAAAGCTATCAATTGTGGAAACTTCTGTACCAGCAGCTTCTGGAACCTCGTCAAGCATGTCCCTCAAAAGTTGAACTTGAGCAACATAAGGGGACTGAACCACAATAGCTTTTGGGCTAACACCTGAATTTTTCAGATTCAAGTTGACAAGAAAAATATACTGTCAGCAAACACAAATGACAAATAAGCTAAGTCTCAAGGTTTCAAAATTTAGAAGAAATTAGCATTGCAAAACTACCATAATGTCAAATGGAATGCAATAATCTCTATCAATTACAATCAAGAGAGTCAAACGGAATTACCAGCATAAATTAAGGAAAAGACATGCTGCAAAACTATATCAGCTTCTCCTTCATTATATAACGAGCCAGTTCCAGACGGATCTAGATGCTCTTCGCAGCCAACTGATAGACTTCCGTATGGCATTCGAGTGTCAAGCAATAACAGAGGGCACTGTGTTATCCATGTAGGCTGCAACAACATCAAGTAATAAGAATTAGCTTACGAAaacaatttgatttgattttatgtttTGATTAGAAATAACTAGTACAACAGGGCCCAAGATATAATTCAGAGCCTTCACATGACAGAATAAGAAGATATCAATTAGGATTTAGGAGTATTAATGTATTATACCTTCACAAAAGGAGAGTCTACAAGAAGATGAGAAAAAACAGTCTTTGAGGACTTCAACAATCCACCATACATTTCCTTTGAAGCCCAGCTTGCAATGGCATCATTCATACGATATTGCGTCGTTAACCTAGTAGTAAGAATCCCTTCGTGCAAAGTTGCAGCTCTCTCCAATAGCGATATTCCTAAACCACCTTCTAACGCTTTTCTAGAAAATATCACAGGAGCTAGTTGGCATTGATCACCGGCAAGAATACATCGTTTTGCTTGCAATATAGGTATCCAGCAAGACGGTTCAATTGCCTGTCCAGCTTCATCAATGACAACCAAGTCAAAAGCATCTAGCTTACGGATAAAAGGATCAGCTGCTCCGGTATTGGTGGCAAGCACAACCTGAGCACTAGATAGAACTTCATTTATCATcagcttttcctttttctttagcGATTTTCCTAGCTGTTTCAGAAGTTGCCGTATGCCTGCAGCTAATGAATCATCCTTTAAACAATGTCTTAGATCTTTCCTTAGATCAGACTTCTTCCTCTCATACTCTTCGCGGTAACTTGCAAGCTTCCCATTTACAATTTCTCCCAAAGACTTTGACGCTACTGTTTTTGATATACGGGCTGGGTTTCCAACTCTCACAATAGTTATTCCAACATCTGAAAGCTTTTCAACCATATTATCAACAGCTGCATTAGTAGGTGCTGTAACAAGAACCCTTTCGCCTTGCTCAACGGCACTTGCTATAAGTTGCTTGAGCAAACCGGTCTTGCCTGTACCAGGAGGTCCTTGGATAACCAATAGTGGCCTCTTCTTATTCAAACCCAATGCAATTGCTCTCTGCTGAGATTTATCAAAGGATTCACTTCCTAATACTCcattaattttttcttcttcCCCCCAGTCAACCAGACTATTCTTCTCAAGCCACGCAGCATCTTCCTCGTCTCCAAATAGAGTTGCAATAACAGAAATTGATGGATTTTTCTTCCGCAAACCGTTCTTCTGAAGCATCATTAGTGCTTCACAGTTGCGCTGGAAACACATCAAAAGAAGCTTCTTAAGTACATATAATATATATGAACAAGTTTCTTATTTCAACTATAAGGCATTATGAATAGTTTTGTCACATGATTGAATTGAATACCTCATAGGTAAGTGTGTCAGCCAGTCCTTGAATACGGTCAATGCGCACGTTCTTCCCAACTAGTTTAGAGAAAGAAGAATCACCATGGCGTAGCTCTAGAGAAACGGTAATACTATAACCATCATCGCCAAGATTGTCTACAACTCCTTGCATGCAAGAAGTTGTAACTGCGCCCTTGCTGTCACAAGTTCTCACACAAACCATTTCTCCAGGTGAAAGAGTAGTAGGCGGCAATCGGTGGTTTCCTTCAATCTTGAATAACACCAAATGCATTCCCCCCAATCCTGTTTAAACAGTTCACATATGATCATACTAGATAACTAAAACCATATTTTCCTGAATACTTGAATTGAAAaggaaagtgaaaaaaaaaggaaaaataccTGTAGAGGTACTGATGGCATTTAAGTTACAGATGGTGTCACAAAGTTCTTGCTGAGGCTGGCTATGGCTAACCAAGAACTCAATTGGTTTTGACGGATCAGAAGCATCATCCGGTCTAGGAACAGCATCCAATTCCTCCTGAGTAAACTCCAATTCAACATCCCTTTCAATATTGAGCAGTTCTGACATCTTGTTGGTGAATTCGTCTATCCTATTCTGTATCGCTTTGACTCTTTCTATATCCATTCCTAAAACTCCTTGGACCATCTTAGGCTGTGTTATCTTCCTCGCAACTGCCCTGTGCTGAGCTGCAATTAAACCATTCTCAATCTTAATATTGAAACAACATGATTACTATTTACTATTAACAATAACTAAGCTTCTTTTCAAGTCTACTTCTATAACATCATTCAGACACTGTCACTTACACAAGTACTTATATTATAACATAAGTCAAAATATACACTAAATAAGTTCTTCCAAACACATccttaggctttgtttggataGACAATTAAATTAAGCACTTATAGCATAAACACTTCTCAAGTATTTATGTATAAGCTACTTCAGAAACAAATGATAACAAATAGTTAAACTCTTCCCATATAAGCTATAAGTTCTTTTCCTAAATTATCATGAAAAACTTCTAAAAATAAGGTGAAAACATCTTAAAACATATCATAAGCTCTGTCAACCAGTCTCACAAATACTTATACTCATAAATAAGCTCAAACTCAAACAGTCTCTTAGCCCTTAACCTCTATGCATGTTGATTTAGTACATGAACTAATAACAAGTCAAATAAACAGAACAATAACCCATATCAATGTCATGACAAAGTGGAGTGAAAAGAAAAACCTGAATTAGCAAGTTCTTTAAGCAATTTCCAAGACTGAGTTTCACGCCAATCCTCAACCAACAGTTTACTCTGCATATCTTGAAGAACATCACGCAACTCTCTCTGAAAGTGATCAAAGAGAGTAGGATAATGAGTACAAGCTTTCATACACGAAACCTCAAGACCAAGAGGCATAGGAACAGCATTCAAATAAGGCTGAGCTTGAATCACAAAAGTAAGACCAGGTCCCATTCTTTGTTTCATCTCAGAAAATTCCAACTCCTCAACTAACTCAGCAGAAGCAATATCCAAAGCCATAGCTTTCATACTCTCACGAATCCAACTCACCACACTTTTCCCAACCTCTTTCCACCCAATTGGGTCACCAGTATTCTCATGAACATAAACACTGGGTacttgaatttgaatttccctCTGTTGTTGTGGTTGCTCTTCCACTGCTActccatttcttcttctcctccttctTCTTTTTGTGTTGCTTGGAATCTTCGTTTCGTTACTGTTTGTGACGTTTTGGATAACACGGTTATGGGTTTTCATTGAAGTTTTGCACGTGATTGTATTAACATTGTTGCGTGTTAATAAGCAGAATGAcccaaatgaagaagatgaagcaaGTTTGGATTTTGATGGGATTCTACCGCAGAAGAAGCAAGTTGATGTTGCTTCCATTGCTGCAGTTcaaatttgagattttttttaattctcgAAGGTTTTTGTAGAGAAAGACAGGGTTTTGAAACATGTTAAAAAACAAGACCGAACCGACTGGTTGGACCGGTCGAACCAGAAAACATGTGGATTGAAATGATTTAACCGCAATTTTGGgtcaaataaaagtcaaatattaaaaaataaaataaaaacattggTTTTGAAGTTGAACAGCAATGTGGAGGATTTGAGGTGATAAAGGAAAGTGAGTGAATATTAAGATTCCTTTTTTTGTTGTTGCATGGATAGAAGAGGAAAAAAAAGGGGACAAGTGTAAGGAAGATTTTTTGCGGTGAAAAGGATGGATTGGGTACAACGTGGACAAACCATGATCTGAGGTTCTTCGTGTCATTGGTTGCTTCGATTTTGTTGTAATAGTTTGCTTTCAACCCTTTCCATATGATTCCTATTCACGTGGTTCTTTCCTATCCTCATCCtcaatttctatttttatataGTTATTATTAGATACTCTCTCCTTGACGGATCCCACGGTGACCTTGGTGAACCCACCTTTGAATATGACTATGGCGGAGGGGAAGGCCTCCCAGGGGTTGTGCGACGCGAAGTAGAGGGGAACGTTAGGCTCCTTGGGAATATAAAAGTCTTTTGGTCGTGTGATGTTAGTGTGACGAGAAGAAAAGAGGCGTCCAAGGAGGGATGTGTTTCCTCAACTTTCCTTATTTCCTGTGCTTCACGACGAGGGGACTCTTCTTGGTGTACTGCTTCAGTGGCcatttctgatcaatatttcgaTCGCATCCTTGAGGTGGACGCAATCGTTTGTGTGGTGTCGGTGACTTTTGGGAAATCAAAAGTACTTTGTCTTGTCGATGCCCAATTTAGAAGGCGTCTGTCTTGGGAAGCAGGCACCAGCTGTTTTGAACTCTGCGTTTGCACAGTCAGACAAAATCTTTTCTCAGGAGGCAGCCAACGGTGTGTGCTCATGGAAACGGCCAGGTGGGCCTCTAGGTTCCCGGAAGTCTTAAGGTTTGTCCTCTCTCCTTTTGTCTGACCGGCAAGAGGAGGCGTCGGCCATAGAGGGTTTAGAATTTTCTCGATGTCTCGAGCCACATACAGAATTGGGGGCCTCCTTCTCCTCGCACTGTATATACCTTGGGCCTTGAGGAGGAAGGCGTCCAATGTCGTCAGGGTTTCTATGCCAACCGCTTCGGCAAAGTCACTATGCAAACAGAGGCCGCACTCGAGCAAGTACTTCTTCATGTCGTCGGTCGTGTAGACCTGCACGACTTCTTGGTTGAACCTCTCGATGTATCTCGGAGGGGTTCCTCTTTTCCTTGAATTATGGCCTCAAGGGAGGCTTCAATCTTGGGGCGGCGATGGGAGGCGGTGAAGTGTCTTGAGAAAATTATCCCCAACTGCTTCCAAGAGGTTATGGATTCGTCGGAGAGACTCTTATACCAGGTCATCGCTCCCTTCCTTAGGGTTGTCGAAAACAACATGCATTTGATGGCACCGCAGATGCCACGGTAATCGAGCAGGGCATCAATGTTCTCGATATGCTCGTCCAAATATGAGATGTCGTCGTACGTGTCGAGGGGAAGGGTCTTCTTCAGACCCTTATGAAGTCGTGTGTCAAGGATTTCTCGGAATAGGGGGCCGCGGGGATCGTCGTTGTCGCTGCTGGTAGGGGAGCCGCGAGGGGATCTACCGTGTCAAGGACTTCTGTTCCTCCAAGGTGACCGGCTTCTTGAACGGCCTTTTGGATTGGGAATAAGGGAACACTTTGCTTTCTCCCGCGTGTTGTTCTCGTGTCTCTTGGCTTCTGGGGAAGCTTGAGCCTTCCGAGGTGGAGAACAGTCTCGTTTTTATCGGCCAAGATGTCAAGATTCTTCTGCGACTGACGGTATTTTCACTGTCATGGAGAAAGGCTGCGGGATTCGTGACGCATGTCTCTTCGAGGAGGAGACCTCGAATGGCAGTGACCTCTTTCTAATGCTCCAATGCATTCATTCTACTGGAGGATGAGAGAATTCGTCTTGTTCAGGGCGTTAAACAGGGCAGCTAGAGAATGGACGACATTAGCCGAGGCTTCGATCTGATGCGTGACTTCGGAGATCTTTTCTTAGGTCTTCTTTGGCCTTTGATCTAGAAATCCAACATATACGTCGTTCATGGGGGGTGATGGATAAGCGGTTCTTCCATCTCTCTGGTGAAGTGTGTCGTCCACGAGGAATGGACTGGCGTTGTCACAGTCAATCTTGCTGACCGGGGAGATGGCGGAGGCTAGGGCATTGTTGACGATGTCATGGCTGGCCATGGTTGGAACTTTGAGATGATGCTTTGGTCTTTAGTTTCTGAGGGAGAAATAAAGACTGGGAGAgcaagattcccacagacggcaCCTTTGATTTTTGTCCAAAACATGACTTAGAAATTATTAAGATACtggtttaaacaaaataaaatattttgaaattaatcaaACTTTGTGACAATTCAAATTCATAAGCGAAAAAATCACTGCATTTTTAATTCATTCaaaggtaaataaataaataacttacGATGTATTGCGATCAATTTATAAActattgaaatatttttattttaaaaacccttGCTCCCTACGACTGTCCGACAAAGAGTTAATTATGTCACATATCATGCAAATATAAATACACATATCATGTCTAAGAGAATTAATTAAAAGTACTCACAAAAATTATTAACAATAGCACAATTAGCTTAAAACGGAATACACATACACGTTAATCACAATTATCAACAATCAATATTATGCCGGCCATATGCAAAATATGCATGCTCATAAACTATATGATCCGGATATAAACCGCTACAAAGGCAAACACGCCACAAAGTCAAACCCGCCACAAAGGCACCACACAAAATTCATCTCATGTCAATAAGAAAAATAACCCGCCACTAAGACAATCACAGAGATATTTATCTGCCATCAAGACAATCACACAAAGATTTATTTATCTGCCATCAAGACAATCACACAAAGATTTTTACCTGTTAGTAAGGCAATTGATCACACATAAATCTTTTAACAGCCACTAAGACAACAGCTGAATACATACTTGTAGTATTTATTCCCCACACACATATgcttagcaaaataaattaaatcacaaaataattacaTGCATATCATACTATACTTATCAGGGAAGTCTGGGAAGTCTTCTACGTAACCAAAATAATATACATAATTAATctaagggttaatagtaattcaacccCCTGTAATGTTATCGAATTTTGCTATTCCCCCTTCTGactttttggcaacggttttttcaaaaaaaccgttgccaaaacctgcctttggcaacggtatGGGGTAAActgaaacacgctcatattacaggggggtaaacaACTATTAACCCTTAAtctaattattattcattacatGATAATTAcatatatgattttaaacctttcgtttcggaaatttctttggccacctcccaaccttctagttcacctctggtgaaaaaccaaaactacccctgacttcggaaatgcatttccgaaattcaagaaaaaggtgttttcggagatgcatctccgaaagtgccttttttttttgaaaaaattgtcttatttcggaagttcatttccgaaatactgcgcgttttgcagatttaacaaaacactccccctcccccattcatttacactaattcaacatcaaacacaaccaaagaagaaattttgtgcaaacacttccaaggctacatcaaaggctccaataagcttcctatactacattaaaaagcactataatctcttcaatcggtaagcattttgagttttagatctatgattaaaattcatattagggtgtttacaaataacaaaaaatgtattaggttaggttggtactgatatttaggatgtttagaatgtataGACATaggtttgaagtttgattttggggtctgccattggaggttgcagagaagttctgcgcaggggtgtttcggaagttcatttccgaaaacaccttcatcccagtttcggaaatgaacttccgaattctatcagaagtgcaattttttagttttttcttttgtctcgcatattaatcgatttcaattgtttataggaacatgtcaggcaaccaaccagcacgcatcaaggacgggggcagggccggggatgACGTGTGcaagttcccgtggacgtgggagagggtacctcttcatctggatctaggagtccgctggctcgggtatcttcttcccgccagcgagaggaggaggaggagcagaaGGAGGAGGTgacagtgccataccacgagccggag from Vicia villosa cultivar HV-30 ecotype Madison, WI linkage group LG4, Vvil1.0, whole genome shotgun sequence encodes the following:
- the LOC131595754 gene encoding uncharacterized protein LOC131595754 — encoded protein: MEATSTCFFCGRIPSKSKLASSSSFGSFCLLTRNNVNTITCKTSMKTHNRVIQNVTNSNETKIPSNTKRRRRRRRNGVAVEEQPQQQREIQIQVPSVYVHENTGDPIGWKEVGKSVVSWIRESMKAMALDIASAELVEELEFSEMKQRMGPGLTFVIQAQPYLNAVPMPLGLEVSCMKACTHYPTLFDHFQRELRDVLQDMQSKLLVEDWRETQSWKLLKELANSAQHRAVARKITQPKMVQGVLGMDIERVKAIQNRIDEFTNKMSELLNIERDVELEFTQEELDAVPRPDDASDPSKPIEFLVSHSQPQQELCDTICNLNAISTSTGLGGMHLVLFKIEGNHRLPPTTLSPGEMVCVRTCDSKGAVTTSCMQGVVDNLGDDGYSITVSLELRHGDSSFSKLVGKNVRIDRIQGLADTLTYERNCEALMMLQKNGLRKKNPSISVIATLFGDEEDAAWLEKNSLVDWGEEEKINGVLGSESFDKSQQRAIALGLNKKRPLLVIQGPPGTGKTGLLKQLIASAVEQGERVLVTAPTNAAVDNMVEKLSDVGITIVRVGNPARISKTVASKSLGEIVNGKLASYREEYERKKSDLRKDLRHCLKDDSLAAGIRQLLKQLGKSLKKKEKLMINEVLSSAQVVLATNTGAADPFIRKLDAFDLVVIDEAGQAIEPSCWIPILQAKRCILAGDQCQLAPVIFSRKALEGGLGISLLERAATLHEGILTTRLTTQYRMNDAIASWASKEMYGGLLKSSKTVFSHLLVDSPFVKPTWITQCPLLLLDTRMPYGSLSVGCEEHLDPSGTGSLYNEGEADIVLQHVFSLIYAGVSPKAIVVQSPYVAQVQLLRDMLDEVPEAAGTEVSTIDSFQGREADAVILSMVRSNTLGAVGFLGDSRRINVAITRARKHLAVVCDSSTICHNTFLARLMRHIRHFGRVKHVEPDSLGSLGGGFGLGMNPLLPFIE